Proteins from a single region of Haloplanus sp. GDY1:
- a CDS encoding FAD-dependent oxidoreductase, with amino-acid sequence MARDPFVVVGGDAAGLSAASKFRRETDREVVVFEQGRWVSYAHCGEPYFVKGSVERLTDLLSLSPSEIADRGIDLRREHEVVSVTPEDRTVTVRGPGERFEQPYGELLVATGASASTGPFDTSLDGVFTIHGLDSAAALDAYLTPPAAYDRERLGDGPVDEARVERNAALDPPERAGIVGGGYVGVEMAEALTARGLDVHLFQRSDRLLGPFGTAVGDRVAAHLEEQGVTVHTGRPVEGLRGDGRVEAVEHDGDRLPVDAAVVGIGVEPNTGLLDGTGVDCGPSGAVRTDAYGRTTLPAVYAAGDVATARHAVTGEETWVPLGLTANRAGRAVGATVAGDPTPVGDVAGTAVVKAFELECGRVGLTDESAAEAAGFDPASETITAGSRSGYYPGGDETTVTLVADRTTGRVLGGAIAGRDRAAIRIDTLATAIESDLTVGELERLDLAYAPPFSPVWDPVLVAAKVLHGRLDG; translated from the coding sequence ATGGCACGCGATCCCTTCGTCGTCGTCGGTGGCGACGCCGCCGGTCTGAGCGCGGCGAGCAAGTTCCGACGCGAAACCGACCGCGAGGTCGTCGTCTTCGAACAGGGGCGGTGGGTCTCCTACGCCCACTGTGGGGAACCCTACTTCGTGAAGGGATCGGTCGAGCGGCTGACCGACCTCCTCTCGCTGTCGCCGTCCGAGATCGCCGACCGGGGCATCGACCTGCGCCGCGAACACGAGGTCGTCTCGGTGACCCCCGAGGACCGCACCGTGACGGTCAGGGGGCCGGGGGAGCGGTTCGAACAGCCCTACGGCGAGTTGCTGGTGGCGACGGGCGCGAGCGCGTCGACCGGGCCGTTCGACACCTCCCTCGACGGCGTCTTCACGATCCACGGCCTCGACTCCGCCGCCGCCCTCGACGCCTATCTCACGCCGCCCGCGGCTTACGACCGGGAACGGCTCGGCGACGGCCCCGTCGACGAGGCCCGCGTCGAACGCAACGCGGCGCTCGACCCGCCGGAGCGGGCGGGGATCGTCGGCGGCGGCTACGTCGGCGTCGAGATGGCCGAGGCGCTGACTGCCCGCGGCCTCGACGTCCACCTCTTCCAGCGCTCCGATCGCCTCCTCGGCCCGTTCGGCACGGCCGTCGGCGACCGCGTGGCCGCCCACCTCGAAGAGCAGGGGGTGACCGTCCACACGGGCCGCCCGGTCGAGGGGCTGCGCGGCGACGGACGGGTCGAGGCGGTCGAACACGACGGCGACCGGCTCCCGGTCGACGCGGCGGTCGTGGGCATCGGGGTCGAACCGAACACGGGACTGCTCGACGGCACCGGCGTCGACTGCGGCCCGTCGGGCGCGGTCCGCACCGACGCCTACGGCCGGACGACCCTCCCCGCCGTCTACGCCGCGGGCGACGTCGCGACGGCACGGCACGCGGTGACCGGCGAGGAGACGTGGGTGCCGCTCGGACTGACCGCGAACCGCGCCGGCCGGGCGGTCGGGGCGACGGTCGCGGGCGATCCCACGCCCGTCGGCGACGTGGCCGGGACGGCGGTCGTGAAGGCCTTCGAACTGGAGTGTGGGCGGGTCGGCCTCACCGACGAGTCGGCGGCCGAGGCGGCCGGCTTCGACCCCGCGAGCGAGACGATCACCGCGGGGTCGCGCTCGGGGTACTACCCCGGCGGCGACGAGACGACGGTCACGCTCGTGGCCGACCGGACGACCGGTCGGGTCCTCGGGGGCGCCATCGCGGGCCGCGACCGGGCGGCGATCCGGATCGACACGCTGGCGACGGCCATCGAGAGCGACCTGACGGTCGGCGAACTCGAACGGCTGGATCTGGCGTACGCCCCACCGTTCAGCCCGGTGTGGGATCCGGTACTCGTCGCCGCCAAGGTCCTGCACGGCCGACTGGACGGGTGA
- a CDS encoding SDR family NAD(P)-dependent oxidoreductase: MDDTSAVVTGASRGIGASVAAAFAAEGADVTCCARRRDALESVVADIADAGGRARAVRADVRDEFDVERLMEAAARAVDGIDVVVANAAVNHGDPGASPLHEASYSRFDDTVRTNLRGVFATVREALPHLAPDGRILVPSGAVARESTAGMGAYAVSKAGAEALVRGFAADLEQAVGVVDPGYVATDLSDGTGRDPDEVAPMFVWAARDADAEAVDGEVVDLRAWKSATR, encoded by the coding sequence ATGGACGACACGAGTGCGGTGGTCACGGGCGCCAGTCGCGGAATCGGGGCGAGCGTCGCGGCGGCGTTCGCCGCCGAGGGTGCGGACGTCACCTGCTGTGCGCGACGCCGCGACGCCCTGGAGTCGGTCGTCGCGGACATCGCGGACGCTGGCGGTCGGGCCCGCGCCGTTCGGGCGGACGTGCGCGACGAGTTCGACGTCGAACGCCTGATGGAGGCGGCCGCCAGGGCGGTCGACGGCATCGACGTGGTGGTGGCGAACGCCGCGGTCAACCACGGCGACCCCGGGGCGAGTCCGCTCCACGAGGCGTCGTACTCCCGCTTCGACGACACCGTGCGGACGAACCTCCGGGGCGTCTTCGCGACCGTTCGGGAGGCCCTGCCCCACCTCGCTCCCGACGGTCGGATCCTCGTTCCCTCGGGGGCCGTCGCCCGCGAGTCGACGGCCGGGATGGGCGCCTACGCCGTCTCGAAGGCGGGCGCCGAGGCGCTGGTCCGGGGGTTCGCGGCCGACCTGGAGCAGGCGGTCGGCGTCGTCGACCCCGGCTACGTCGCCACGGACCTGAGCGACGGCACGGGACGTGACCCGGACGAGGTGGCGCCGATGTTCGTCTGGGCCGCCCGCGACGCCGACGCGGAGGCCGTCGACGGCGAAGTCGTCGACCTGCGGGCGTGGAAGTCGGCGACGCGGTAG
- a CDS encoding ZIP family metal transporter produces MRRSLVGPVATAALVGLSWFAVTEGTWKLLGISWVAFAAMAFGIPLGRRSLGGRPWTLVWGYGLASGAMVTSAAVFLVPQAIAHDATFGGFGVAAGLLIGFAGHTVGHRLAHLDLPFDRTVTELTAHAFSAGLIIGVVYGNMPELGPILGLAIVSHKGPAGYAAARRLVTNDRDPTVLLLPAAGVGIAAILASAVALPTVPTVRGVVFGFAAGIFLHVAMDFLPRCELGSDVHELLTVSGDAHALLDRLRVHAVLSTGLGGVAVFVAWLLVS; encoded by the coding sequence ATGCGACGCTCACTCGTCGGTCCCGTCGCCACCGCGGCGCTCGTGGGGCTGTCCTGGTTCGCGGTGACCGAGGGGACCTGGAAACTGCTGGGCATCTCGTGGGTCGCCTTCGCCGCGATGGCGTTCGGCATCCCGCTCGGCCGGCGGTCGCTCGGCGGGCGGCCGTGGACCCTCGTCTGGGGATACGGCCTCGCCAGCGGCGCGATGGTGACCAGTGCCGCCGTCTTCCTCGTCCCGCAGGCCATCGCCCACGACGCCACCTTCGGCGGGTTCGGCGTCGCGGCCGGTCTGCTGATCGGCTTCGCGGGTCACACCGTCGGCCACCGACTCGCCCACCTCGACTTGCCCTTCGACCGCACCGTGACCGAACTCACCGCTCACGCCTTCTCGGCGGGACTCATCATCGGCGTCGTCTACGGCAACATGCCCGAGCTCGGTCCGATCCTCGGCCTCGCCATCGTCTCCCACAAGGGGCCGGCGGGCTACGCGGCCGCGCGCCGCCTCGTGACGAACGACCGCGACCCGACCGTCCTGCTCCTGCCGGCCGCCGGCGTCGGCATCGCGGCCATCCTCGCCAGCGCCGTCGCCCTGCCCACCGTCCCGACGGTCCGGGGCGTCGTCTTCGGGTTCGCCGCCGGCATCTTCCTCCACGTCGCGATGGACTTCCTGCCGCGGTGCGAACTCGGCAGCGACGTCCACGAACTGCTGACGGTGTCGGGCGACGCTCACGCCCTGCTGGACCGACTGCGGGTCCACGCCGTCCTCAGTACGGGCCTCGGCGGCGTCGCGGTGTTCGTCGCGTGGCTCCTGGTCTCGTAG
- a CDS encoding DUF7490 domain-containing protein: MRRETALAAGAVGVVLLAVVAAVLAPGALADPSEERPVRPGPVTIADMDISAGDVTGDTVALNVTTRLSHRGPPARNVSLRVQAVDTESGLVETARTVSVGNLSAEREVAVPTTLTVEREGGYRIHAVVYRDGERIDSGARELRGLEALQPPYARSDVRFASADALPPVSFSVAEAEGNRTTLAVQSALTNGGDEQPEDLRVTVTLRQADSNIVANRTSVQVGSIRPGRTETVETRLTVPAGYNYYIDAVLWKDGVVIDSARGAANLDPTETISVNETRREVELEVGDFTRGEGADGDRPVPEGTGMPTASGGSGFGVGVALVAVVAAALLARRKRQ; the protein is encoded by the coding sequence ATGCGTCGCGAAACCGCGCTGGCCGCGGGGGCGGTCGGCGTCGTCCTCCTGGCCGTCGTGGCGGCGGTTCTCGCCCCCGGTGCCCTCGCCGACCCCAGCGAGGAGCGACCGGTTCGTCCCGGGCCGGTCACCATCGCCGACATGGACATCTCGGCGGGTGACGTGACCGGCGACACGGTCGCCCTGAACGTGACGACGCGCCTCTCGCACCGCGGGCCGCCGGCACGGAACGTCAGCCTGCGGGTGCAGGCCGTCGACACGGAGTCCGGCCTGGTCGAGACGGCCCGAACGGTTAGCGTCGGCAACCTATCAGCGGAGCGCGAGGTGGCGGTGCCGACGACCCTGACCGTCGAACGCGAGGGGGGCTACCGGATCCACGCGGTCGTCTACCGCGACGGCGAGCGGATCGACAGCGGGGCGCGAGAACTCCGCGGCCTCGAGGCCCTCCAGCCACCCTACGCTCGGAGCGACGTCCGGTTCGCGTCCGCGGACGCGCTCCCGCCGGTCTCCTTCTCGGTCGCCGAGGCCGAGGGGAACCGGACGACCCTCGCCGTGCAGTCGGCACTGACCAACGGCGGCGACGAACAGCCGGAGGACCTCCGGGTCACGGTGACGCTCCGACAGGCCGACTCGAACATCGTCGCCAACCGCACGTCCGTCCAGGTGGGATCGATCCGCCCCGGACGCACCGAGACGGTCGAGACCCGGCTGACCGTCCCCGCGGGCTACAACTACTACATCGACGCGGTGCTGTGGAAGGACGGCGTCGTCATCGACAGCGCCCGCGGGGCCGCGAACCTCGACCCCACGGAGACGATCAGCGTCAACGAGACGCGCCGCGAGGTGGAACTCGAAGTCGGCGACTTCACCCGCGGCGAGGGTGCCGACGGCGACCGGCCCGTGCCCGAGGGGACGGGGATGCCGACCGCCAGCGGTGGTTCCGGCTTCGGCGTCGGCGTGGCCCTCGTCGCCGTCGTCGCCGCCGCACTTCTCGCACGGAGGAAACGTCAATGA
- a CDS encoding universal stress protein: MRTYVLGTDTVDTSAALCDYLDGRLAPDDTVHAVNSLWGGKRTDAEAVRDGEDALNVVASRLGARAAVETHQFVRGNDPAEDLLAHAESVAADELVVGVRKRNPTGKVVFGSTAQSVLLRSSRPVAVVPLGG, encoded by the coding sequence ATGCGAACGTACGTCCTGGGGACCGACACGGTCGACACGAGCGCCGCGCTGTGTGACTACCTCGACGGGCGTCTCGCCCCCGACGATACGGTCCACGCCGTCAACTCCCTGTGGGGCGGCAAGCGCACCGACGCCGAGGCGGTCCGTGACGGCGAGGACGCCCTCAACGTCGTGGCGTCGCGCCTCGGTGCCCGCGCGGCGGTCGAGACCCACCAGTTCGTCCGCGGCAACGACCCCGCCGAGGACCTCCTCGCGCACGCCGAGTCGGTGGCCGCGGACGAACTCGTCGTCGGCGTGCGGAAACGCAACCCCACCGGGAAGGTCGTCTTCGGGAGCACGGCGCAGTCGGTCCTGCTCCGGTCGTCGCGGCCCGTCGCCGTCGTCCCGCTCGGCGGCTAG
- a CDS encoding TIGR00300 family protein yields MTHTRTVELEGHIIDSGTMGRCFALVMEMGGEFEVEQFDVGRREDEESYCRLQVSAADPDRLQSILHELHQNGANLTDPVDATLEAAPADRVVPAGFYSTTNHPTQVRYEGAWLDVENVEMDCAVVVDPAEPRAYTAVLNAVEAGDLVVTGEAGIRVDPPDRPRSGGGHFGFMQGGVSSERPSESLIERVAGAVVETTESGGTVLVVAGPAVIHSGAGDALARLVREGYVDALSAGNGFAVHDIERALYGTSLGMDIETLEHPRKGHKHHIYTISEVIRAGGIAEAVAEGLVDEGVMYECVVNDVPYVLAGSIRDDGPLPDTITDAVEAQNAIREQAHEADLVVMLSTLLHSVAVGNCLPSTTKVVCVDIDPATVTQLLDRGSSQAIGMVTDIGTFVPTLAEKILDD; encoded by the coding sequence ATGACCCACACACGGACGGTCGAACTGGAGGGGCACATCATCGACTCGGGGACGATGGGCCGGTGTTTCGCCCTCGTGATGGAGATGGGCGGGGAGTTCGAGGTGGAGCAGTTCGACGTGGGCCGCCGCGAGGACGAGGAGTCGTACTGTCGATTGCAGGTGTCGGCCGCGGACCCCGACCGCCTCCAGTCGATCCTCCACGAACTCCACCAGAACGGGGCGAACCTCACCGACCCGGTCGACGCGACGCTCGAAGCCGCGCCCGCCGACCGGGTGGTGCCCGCCGGCTTCTACTCGACGACCAACCACCCGACGCAGGTGCGATACGAGGGGGCGTGGCTCGACGTCGAGAACGTCGAGATGGACTGTGCGGTCGTCGTCGACCCCGCGGAACCGCGGGCGTACACGGCCGTCCTGAACGCCGTCGAGGCGGGCGACCTCGTGGTGACCGGCGAGGCGGGCATCAGGGTCGACCCGCCGGATCGACCCCGGAGCGGCGGCGGCCACTTCGGGTTCATGCAGGGGGGCGTCTCCAGCGAGCGCCCCTCGGAGTCGCTCATCGAACGAGTGGCGGGGGCCGTCGTCGAGACGACGGAAAGCGGGGGGACGGTGCTGGTCGTCGCGGGGCCGGCGGTGATCCACTCGGGGGCCGGCGACGCCCTCGCCCGCCTCGTCCGCGAGGGCTACGTCGACGCGCTCAGCGCCGGCAACGGCTTCGCCGTCCACGACATCGAGCGCGCGCTGTACGGGACGTCGCTCGGGATGGACATCGAGACGCTGGAACACCCGCGCAAGGGTCACAAACACCACATCTACACGATCAGCGAGGTGATCCGCGCGGGCGGTATCGCCGAGGCCGTCGCGGAGGGACTGGTCGACGAGGGCGTGATGTACGAGTGCGTGGTGAACGACGTGCCCTACGTCCTCGCCGGGTCGATCCGTGACGACGGCCCGCTCCCCGACACGATCACCGACGCCGTCGAGGCACAGAACGCCATCCGGGAGCAGGCCCACGAGGCGGACCTGGTGGTGATGCTCTCGACGCTCCTGCACTCGGTCGCCGTGGGCAACTGCCTCCCCTCGACGACGAAGGTGGTGTGTGTCGACATCGACCCGGCGACGGTGACGCAGTTGCTCGACCGCGGGAGTTCGCAGGCCATCGGCATGGTGACCGACATCGGGACGTTCGTGCCGACGCTGGCCGAGAAGATCCTGGACGACTAG
- a CDS encoding alpha/beta hydrolase, with translation MSATATDRFAFATTALEFESEGRTCRGRLYRPDRPSTPPVIVLGPTFAAAATFGYPRYAERFARAGYAAFAFDHGGFGESEADGPRNLVDPAAQVADWGAAVDRVRTLGGERRPVVLWGFGLGGGHVIRVAADRRRVAAAVAVSPLVDGRAFARARSSRYLARAVAAGVGDRLVAPLGRSRSVPVVGGRDEFGVVPRDPTGEAYLDLVPPSSDWHNETPARSLLSLFRYRPIEDAADVTCPTFLLAAGADDVAPPEAVAAAADRIDGSTYLRMPVGHVDPLGAAFETAVAHQLAFLDDAVGA, from the coding sequence ATGTCGGCGACGGCCACCGATCGGTTCGCGTTCGCGACGACGGCCCTCGAATTCGAGAGCGAGGGGCGGACCTGCCGGGGGCGGCTCTACCGCCCGGACCGGCCGTCGACCCCGCCGGTGATCGTTCTCGGACCGACGTTCGCGGCGGCGGCCACCTTCGGCTACCCGCGGTACGCCGAGCGGTTCGCCCGCGCCGGCTACGCCGCCTTCGCCTTCGATCACGGTGGCTTCGGGGAGAGCGAGGCGGACGGCCCGCGCAACCTCGTCGATCCGGCCGCGCAGGTGGCCGACTGGGGCGCGGCGGTCGACCGGGTCCGAACCCTCGGCGGTGAGCGCCGCCCGGTCGTCCTGTGGGGGTTCGGCCTCGGCGGCGGACACGTGATCCGCGTGGCGGCCGACCGCCGGCGGGTCGCGGCGGCCGTCGCCGTCTCGCCGCTGGTCGACGGACGGGCGTTCGCCCGCGCCCGGTCGTCGCGCTATCTCGCCCGGGCCGTCGCCGCGGGCGTCGGCGACCGCCTCGTGGCACCGCTCGGTCGCTCGCGGTCGGTCCCCGTCGTCGGCGGCCGCGACGAGTTCGGCGTCGTCCCCCGGGACCCGACCGGCGAGGCGTACCTCGACCTCGTCCCGCCGTCGAGCGACTGGCACAACGAGACGCCGGCGCGGAGCCTGCTCTCCCTGTTCCGGTATCGCCCGATCGAGGACGCCGCCGACGTGACCTGTCCGACCTTCCTGCTGGCGGCCGGCGCGGACGACGTCGCCCCGCCGGAGGCGGTCGCGGCCGCCGCGGACCGCATCGACGGCTCGACTTACCTCCGGATGCCGGTCGGCCACGTCGACCCCCTCGGCGCCGCCTTCGAGACGGCCGTGGCCCACCAACTGGCCTTCCTCGACGACGCCGTCGGGGCGTGA
- a CDS encoding Tm-1-like ATP-binding domain-containing protein: MSIVIVGTLDTKEEPLGFAREVMERAGAETHVVDAGVLGDPGVEPDTTAATVAAAGDASLDALRTARDRSDAMAAMGRGAARIVTRLHAEGRLDAVFGLGGSGNTSVASRAMRALPVGVPKLIVSTMASGNVAPYVGTRDVAMLHSVVDIEGLDPISRTVVENGARAVVGMTGTDASVETDRPTVAITMFGVTTPCVRTAREYLDDRGYETLVFHATGTGGRAMEELIADGVVDGVLDVTTTELTDELAGGVLSAGPDRLRAAGRRGIPQVVVPGATDVINFGPPESVPASLDDRRRVAHNPQVTLVRTAADEAAAVGADIAAKLGDATGPTALALPLGGTSELAVEGGPFHDPEADAALFDALRDGIDDDVERIEMATDVNDPAFARRIARRLDAYLRSSGAAPACDS, translated from the coding sequence ATGAGCATCGTCATCGTCGGCACGCTGGACACGAAAGAGGAGCCGCTCGGGTTCGCCCGAGAGGTGATGGAGCGGGCCGGGGCCGAGACCCACGTCGTCGACGCGGGCGTCCTTGGTGACCCGGGGGTCGAGCCCGATACGACGGCCGCGACGGTGGCGGCGGCGGGCGACGCCTCGCTCGACGCGCTCCGGACGGCTCGCGACCGGAGCGACGCGATGGCGGCGATGGGGCGGGGCGCGGCCCGAATCGTCACTCGCCTGCACGCCGAGGGGCGCCTCGATGCGGTGTTCGGCCTCGGCGGGTCGGGAAACACCTCGGTGGCGTCGCGGGCGATGCGGGCCCTGCCGGTCGGGGTCCCGAAACTGATCGTCTCGACGATGGCCTCGGGGAACGTGGCGCCGTACGTCGGCACCCGTGACGTGGCGATGCTGCACTCCGTGGTCGACATCGAGGGACTCGACCCGATCTCGCGGACCGTCGTCGAGAACGGGGCACGGGCCGTCGTCGGGATGACGGGGACGGACGCGAGCGTCGAGACCGACCGTCCGACCGTCGCGATCACGATGTTCGGCGTCACCACGCCCTGCGTCCGGACGGCGCGGGAGTACCTCGACGACCGCGGATACGAGACGCTCGTCTTCCACGCCACCGGAACGGGCGGTCGGGCGATGGAGGAGCTGATCGCCGACGGCGTCGTCGACGGCGTCCTCGACGTGACGACGACCGAACTGACCGACGAACTGGCAGGTGGCGTCCTCTCGGCGGGACCGGACCGCCTCCGGGCCGCGGGACGGCGGGGGATCCCGCAGGTCGTCGTCCCCGGCGCGACCGACGTGATCAACTTCGGCCCGCCGGAGTCGGTGCCCGCGTCCCTCGACGACCGCCGGCGGGTGGCCCACAACCCACAGGTGACGCTGGTGCGCACGGCGGCGGACGAGGCCGCGGCGGTCGGCGCCGACATCGCCGCGAAACTCGGCGACGCGACCGGACCGACGGCGCTCGCCCTGCCGCTCGGAGGCACCTCGGAACTCGCCGTCGAGGGCGGACCCTTCCACGACCCCGAGGCGGACGCGGCCCTGTTCGACGCGCTCCGGGACGGCATCGACGACGACGTGGAGCGAATCGAGATGGCGACGGACGTCAACGATCCGGCGTTCGCGCGACGGATCGCCCGCCGACTCGACGCCTACCTCCGGTCGAGCGGAGCGGCTCCCGCGTGTGATTCGTAA
- a CDS encoding PAS domain-containing protein has translation MDGSDSVSAGDGVSDAVKRRALAAAPLGVVVTDPTAADNPIVYANEAFYRLTGYDPEAVLGSNCRFLQGPETDPERVAELRAGIEAAEPVSTVLRNYRRDGTPFWNHVEVTPITDDDGTVTHFVGFQHDVTELKERERELAARQRRFETLHDASRELMNADSSTEVARIATDAAKHTLGYPITTLRFADEADGILRTAVATEESIAEAGERPNYRIDGDTPAARVYRTGEPLIYDELDETDDGYDRGDLRTGMYIPVGDYGVMSIGDTDPAAFDDTDLEIAGVLAKLVAGAVSRLESERAIQRRNERLERFANIVAHDLRNPLGIARGRLELARETRDSDDLDAVARAHDRMAALIDDLLTLAREGGTVTDEDAEALDLARIARDCWQHVETLDADLRVVGTRTVLADEGRLRRLLENLFRNSVEHGSTDSRPAAGDSVEHGSTNSRSETDDSVEHGSTDSRPAAGDSVEHGSTNSRSETDDGVTVTVGVLGDFARGATAAADGESRSGFYVADDGVGIPAERRDQVFDDGYSTLPSGTGFGLSIVREIADAHGWSVEIVDSPDGGARFEFRGVEGARQGPNATES, from the coding sequence ATGGACGGGAGCGACTCCGTGTCGGCGGGCGATGGCGTGAGCGACGCGGTCAAGCGGCGAGCACTCGCCGCCGCCCCGCTCGGCGTCGTCGTCACCGATCCGACGGCCGCGGACAATCCCATCGTCTACGCCAACGAGGCGTTCTATCGCCTCACCGGCTACGATCCCGAGGCGGTTCTCGGGAGCAACTGTCGGTTCCTCCAGGGTCCCGAGACGGACCCGGAGCGCGTCGCCGAACTCCGGGCGGGGATCGAGGCCGCGGAGCCCGTCTCGACGGTGCTTCGCAACTACCGTCGCGACGGCACTCCCTTCTGGAACCACGTCGAGGTCACGCCCATCACCGACGACGACGGGACGGTCACGCACTTCGTCGGCTTCCAGCACGACGTGACCGAACTGAAGGAGCGCGAGCGCGAACTCGCGGCGCGCCAGCGTCGCTTCGAGACGCTCCACGACGCCAGCCGGGAGCTGATGAACGCCGACTCGTCGACCGAGGTGGCTCGGATCGCGACCGACGCCGCGAAACACACGCTCGGCTACCCGATCACCACCCTGCGCTTCGCGGACGAGGCCGACGGAATCCTGCGGACGGCCGTGGCGACCGAGGAGTCGATCGCCGAGGCCGGCGAGCGACCCAACTACCGGATCGACGGCGACACGCCCGCGGCACGGGTGTACCGGACGGGCGAGCCCCTGATCTACGACGAACTCGACGAGACGGACGACGGGTACGACCGCGGCGACCTCCGGACCGGGATGTACATTCCCGTCGGCGACTACGGGGTCATGAGCATCGGCGACACCGACCCGGCCGCCTTCGACGACACCGACCTGGAGATCGCGGGCGTCCTCGCGAAACTCGTCGCCGGCGCGGTGTCGCGACTGGAATCCGAGCGGGCGATCCAGCGCCGAAACGAGCGCCTGGAGCGGTTCGCGAACATCGTCGCTCACGACCTCCGCAACCCGCTCGGCATCGCCCGCGGCCGCCTGGAACTGGCGCGGGAGACGCGGGACAGTGACGACCTCGACGCGGTCGCCCGCGCCCACGACCGGATGGCCGCGCTGATCGACGACCTCCTCACGCTCGCCCGCGAGGGTGGGACGGTGACCGACGAGGACGCCGAGGCGCTCGATCTGGCGCGGATCGCCCGAGATTGCTGGCAGCACGTCGAGACGCTCGACGCCGACCTGCGAGTCGTGGGCACTCGCACCGTCCTGGCCGACGAGGGTCGGCTGCGCCGACTGCTGGAGAATCTGTTTCGGAATAGTGTCGAGCACGGCTCGACTGACAGCCGGCCGGCGGCCGGCGATAGCGTGGAACACGGTTCCACGAACAGTCGGTCGGAGACCGACGATAGTGTCGAGCACGGCTCGACTGACAGCCGGCCGGCGGCCGGCGATAGCGTGGAACACGGTTCCACGAACAGTCGGTCGGAGACCGACGACGGCGTGACGGTCACCGTCGGCGTCCTCGGCGACTTCGCTCGGGGGGCGACGGCCGCCGCCGACGGGGAGTCCCGGAGCGGCTTCTACGTCGCGGACGACGGCGTCGGCATCCCCGCGGAGCGACGCGATCAGGTGTTCGACGACGGCTACTCGACGCTTCCCTCGGGAACTGGCTTTGGCCTCTCGATCGTTCGGGAGATCGCGGACGCCCACGGCTGGAGCGTCGAGATCGTCGACAGTCCCGACGGCGGCGCACGCTTCGAGTTCCGGGGCGTCGAGGGGGCTCGCCAGGGACCGAACGCGACCGAATCCTGA